The Ipomoea triloba cultivar NCNSP0323 chromosome 14, ASM357664v1 region AAGCATTGAACACATCAGACCATATCCGTTTCTGGaatatataatttccaaaacaaAGTTTGGAATTTTGTGTAGAAATTATTCTCTAAGATATACACCATGTCACTCTCACTCCAAcactacaatataatattacaacaatctatttttaatcattaatcttctttaatatataatactGGAGTTACTAAGAGTTAATTCGATGGTAGTCCATTGTCTTTTGTGATAATTCCAAATTCAGTTTCAGTCTTTCAGACTACCGCTTTGGCCatttaacatgtaaaattatcatattttagacTCTTTTTCAGTAAAgaaatgatatttttgtttcttcaattcttttttcaGATTTTGAAAACAAGAAGTTCGCACTAGCCGTAGGAGGTTGGAAGTAGTAATGGGCCTAATGGCAGAGGAGGTTGATAAATCCCACATCGGTACACCAGGGGAAgcttataaaaattataatacgaCTCTCATAATGCAATGTGAAGAAATAGCAAAAATATGCAAATAATTGAAGAGTGTCAACCCTCATTCCCTTGTAAGCATATTTCAGTAACTCATTTTACACTTGCATTCAAGAAACTGAAAGATCTCTGTTCAATCCGTTGATCAATAAGGATGGAAACAATTAGCAAATACTAATAAACTTCAGCTAAACTGAAAATAAACAGAAACTAAGGGAACAAAATCTCATTATCTGGAAGACTGGAAGAGAACAAAAATGACCAGATACATCTTCTGGGACAACTCTTCTAACCATCATATTGCTAGCTACTCAACAAAGTCAGACAAACAACTGGGTATAACTTGGATACGAACCACCTTAATTTCTGGCAAGTACGATGATTATAAAAAACACATACATTCTTTCATTGGACTGCAGTTTGTCTTTCACCTCCATCTTCATGCTCAACCTAGCAGGGAAAAGAAAACCAGATAAGAGGGTTGCATGGGAAAAACGAAGGACATAAGAATGAATGAAGTTGATGTGTGTTTTACCTCCACAAGTACTTTTGCTTTCTTCTTAGCTTTGACACTCGGTTCATCTCTCCCATGCTTTCTTGAACCTAAGCCAGACTCTTTCTTATTCCTCTTTCGATGAATTACAACAGTCTCTTCATCATCACTGTCCACCTCATCTGCCAAATTAAACACATGCAAACTTTCTTAGAATATGCACACCCATCTACACAGGCTTAAACGCATCATACCATAGACAACAGCTTGGAGAAGTTCCATCAGCAAAATAGTACTATGGTTAGACAATAAAACCATAGGACCCAGATATGGCAATGAACAATAAAGTTCCATTTTTGGTAAATTGACTCGGTATTTCATTGACACCCACATTATTGTATTTCATCTATGTCTATTAAAATATAGAAGGTATTATATGGATAAGGACTCTTAAATGAAAGTAATGGCAAGAGGAATCCATTTGCTTTACCATCATCATCTGCTGCACCAGCATTCTCAATTGCTAAACCACCAAAATCTTCCATATCATCCTCCTCTTCTAATTCTTCATATCCTTCAACATACTCTATCTCATGTTCCTGTTTACATgaattattgacaaaaaaagGTGAGAACTATGACCTAACCAACTTGTATAGGAACAGCATAATAATACCCCtaagaaataaaggaaaaggATGAggctttttttgtgtgtgtaagtgtggtggtggtgggggtggggggttgAGAAGAGTAGACCTCTTCATCTTCGTCTTCCTCTTCGGCAATGGCTTCTTTATCAAGAATTTCATTGTACTTGGCAACAGGGATAATATTGACTATCTCGCCAGGATAAACTCCTCTTTTGAGGCGTTCCAGCAATTCCTTTTCTATACTCTGCAGAACAGTAAATGACATGAGTAACAGAAATACAAAGATGTtcagcacaaaaaaaaaaaaaaaaagaaagaaaagaggcAATAAAAcggtaaaaataaaaagtactacCTTATCAAGAACAGCTGCTTGTTCTGCCTTCTGTTCTCTACGAGcctctctcttcctctcttttctagGCGTAGTCATTATCTTCTCTctagaaacaaaaaacaaaaaaatgttcACGTAAGCAATGACACTATCAGAAAATAGAATTTTTAGCCCTCAAACTAGTAAAGTAAGCTCAATATACCCTACATTTCATGTGAATTAGTAACCAAGCAGAAAGTTTAACTGTTAGAATAGCagcataatttttttcatgACAATCCCAAAACAAAGATGAGAGGACAAATGCAAAGGTCATGCAGTTTCTAGTTACTCTAAAGTTCACGGCTTAAAAGAGTTCAAAGCAAAATAGGATTTAAATAAAACCAGACACATGACAACATAATTAGACAAACATGCACACAGAGAGGGGGCTACTAACCGTGTTTTTAAAGCAAGCTTCCTCATCCGTATGCGCATCTGAGTCATTTTAGTTAATCTTTGTTTTGTCTTGTGTACAAGGAGCTTTGGCCAGTACGTCTTTTGAAAAATATCAGGCAAGATAGAAGGAGAGGGAAAAATATAGTTAATAGTTTGTaggtaataataaaatacaagtaGAAATTTCAATAAAAGAATACCAGTAAACATGATTTTCAATTACCAAATGTTTATCGATTATTTCAAGAGCCTTTTCATAATTTCTGGGCAGTTTAACTCTTTCCCACAACTTGTTTGGCATGTGAGCCCTTTCTATTGTTTTcatgtataaataaaatactcctgggaaacaagaaattaaggaaaaaaaaaagaatatcatCATTCAGCATCATTGGCATCAATAGTATAAAACAAGATTAGCAAAATCCAATTTCTCCCATGACATAATTATTCAGAAAATCAAATGAGACAATTCATTAGCAGAAATCAAATAAATGCTCCATGATTCGAACATTCAAGATGATTCTTAAGTGCCAACATTaagaaattttatataataatataaatagaaaCAGTCTGCTAAACATTCCAAGAGGAGAAAACTATAAAAGTTGAAACAAACATCTATTTATATGTTCAAGCCAAAGTAAAATCAATCGGCTGATGCCTAAATTATTCTTAGAGCTCATAAATAATGATAGTTTGTTTCTTAACTCTCATGTGAGAACTATACAAACAGCAATGAGCATGACCAACCAAATAAAAATGGTAAACTTCTCCAAACATTGCCAAAATTGAAGCACTGAACTATAAAAAATTAGCTAAAGAAACTTGAGATGATAACTGGCAGCTAATCAAGAAGAATATTAAGGGTAACAGGGTTAGTATTTTTCCTTACCATCATGATCCCTTATTGTGGCATAGCGACTATTAGCAAGAGGGCACGAGCTCCGGTTGCAAACGCCAGTGACATTATATGGATTCCGGCAAAATATCCCCGTTTCAAGTCTATGATAAAGCATTTCAGACAGAATCAGAGCTCATAAAATCAGGACAACAATATATGCCAACAAAATGAGAAGCTGGAAAATAGAAAAGAAGCTAACTTTGCCATGAAGCTGCAGTGTTTGTGTCTGATAACTTGCCATATGACCTCATCGTGCTGCATCTTTCACCTCTCTTTCTTCAATCCACAGACTAAGCTTTTCGTTACAAATTGAACTAATTTAAGGTTCGTCTTGCAAACAGGATATCCAAAACACAGATTCACAGGCTAATAGCAAGTCAacactcaacaacaacaacaaatcaaCCATAATGCATCCAGCAAGATTCaacaaccaaaaaataaattactaaaaaataaaaaattacctgGTCAGTAGCAGTGGTCCAGTGGAGGCGAGGAGCAGCGGTCCGAGAGGCCGAGAACCGGAGTTCGCCGCCGTAGCCCGTCGGTCAGAGACTCAGCGTCGGCAGTCGCAGGTTGAGGAGTTGAGGTTGCTCCGTCTCGCTGGTCGCAGACTCGTAGGTTAAGGAATAAGGAGTGAATTAGGGGTTTAgggatttgaattttttatttttttttaggggtttgaggtttttgttttttgttttatatttatatatatatgggccgGGTAACCTGGGTTCAACCTGCTTAATCCTATCCAACACGGATTAAATGGGCCGAGTTGGAGTTTTCCGACCCAATTCGTTCAAAATACTGGTTAAATGGGCTCAATTTATCGGGTTGGGTCGGTTTTGACCGTTCCAATTTTATTAtagttcaataattataaatgttatttttttctcaaattaatcttttttttacatagaaaatatagAATGCTTCTTTGTTATGTCGACAGAAAATGCTTTCTTTCCCTTCTATATTTCACCTCTAATATTTTTCTCATAACGTGACATACATTCATTGGCcattatgaattaattaattgaattgtgCTTGATGaaaaccgtatatatatatatatatatatatatattttcttatgttttgtgttaatgtatattatactcTCTCTTATTTTGTAGCATTTTCACTTTCAATTAATATTTACTCTGTACTTGTTTTTTAAACATATACAATCATAAATGGAGCCAAAAAAAAGGTGTTGAGGGTATGGATggatatattttgatgataaattgcaaaatcttttaaataataaatttaagtttGAAAAAACTATTTACTTCCCTTAgcttattaaatatattttaaaaaataaaatgaaaacaaaGGATGAGAAATGTAAATCCTTGTTGTAATGCACATGTGATGTTTAATGTTTTCGACATACTTAACAGAGTGTATACAAAAACAAGAATGAAAGGGAAGCAACTCATCATGCATGTGAACCCTTATAACCAAATAAGTACGTATACTTAAAAGCAACAAAAAGTAATGGTTCGATTAGTAATTAAACGTCTCCATCAAGTCTTCATGATATATGAACAGTGAGAATTCTGGgatacaattaatttttaaatgtcaatATGAAATGGGTTGTTGCCAACTCTCCCTTTCTCATACCAAAACAGATACCTTGCCTGGGTATCAAAGAGCGAGCAAGACAAGTTAAGTTACTTAACGtgaacattaattaattaaattttataaaaaggTGTACGTACAGCATTTGCCAAATTGGTGTCTCACTCTTTTACGTACCGTATAGTTTTGGAGTCCAACCAAACTGTTATTTTATTTGGGATAGGTCTTCATGTCTGATTGGCAAATGGTAAGGCATGTGCTTTCTAAAATATCTCAAATTTTGAGTTGGTCTATATTCTTTATCCAATAAACTTGTCTCTAAATTCATGAGAGGATAAATGAAACTCAAATCAAACCCGCACCCTGCCAATTGAAACAAATTTTTAAGTGTGTAACTTATAATGTCATGGGACAAACCACATTTACTAATTTATAATGCCATGCATTtacaacaaaatttttaattataataatgcgTTTGGAAGATCTCCCGGTACGGTGACAAGTTTATCAATCACAATTACGTACTAGCTAAGTTTTAATGCCTAAATATATTAggaaatatattgttaaatgttTGGGGAGATCAagcacaaaataatataatagcatCTAAATTTGCTATaaaatagatcctaaatagTGAGATGTTATTTGCATTGAGGATACATTCTGctagtaataatacaataatcaCTTTGACAAAATGAGTAAACTCGACGGAATTAATGTGATTTATCATATCTTGTGCAACAATAACAACGCCTAAGGTATGACTATGATTCATACAAATTATATAGTATGAAGGCGTGAAGCATGCATGAGAGAAATAGATCTCCAAATTTTAAGATGCGACAATTGATCAATGATAATTTATTCGGTCGAACTGTGCATAATGACTTGGACTAACGATTATTATAagagtaaattatattatttattaattaataagtttTATTGACAAATAGTCAGTCTTTCTTTTTaaacccaaaagaaaaaaaaaatggtatgcCTTATCCGTCTTAGTGACATACAGCTCCAAAGAACCTACATAGTCTTTCATTTTTGCACTCAACGAACAGAAACCACAAAATCCATATTCTTATAAAAGGAATATACCAACATTAAATCAATAAATAGATATTCGCATATTTTATCCTTTgtttattcattaaaaaaaaagggaaaacttttgattctttttgttaaaaaggaatataatatatgaatttagCAGAGTTATAATTGCAATATGAGTTTAAGCAATGAGCTCGTAAAAATGAAAGTATAgagtaatatattattgttgtaAAAATAAGTCTAGGCGGCTCCCTTGACACTgattaggcgctaggcgccacTAGGCGAAGACGATTTTAACTTTAAGCGGCTTTTAGTCGACCACCTAGGCATTCTAGGTGCCGTGTTGGGCCCCTAACTCAACCgagtgatttttaattttttaattttttttgtctgcTCGGCTGCTCCTCTTTTATATTACTCAATCATGTACTCAACTAATCATTTAACATATGCATTTGACTAGTTTGAGAATTATAACAGTTTAACAACTCCTAGCCTGAGTAAGAAAAGTGGATATAATATACTCGAATTACTCGGTCGCCTAAGCGCTATGCGCCTCCCAAATTCTTGACTAGTGCTTTCTGCAAAATTATCCTTATTTCAATTGAAAtgaatatcaaaataattttacttaaataatttaatcattTGAAGTTAGATGATAAACAAAATGCTAATGTAACTGTAAGACCGTGCATATTCATATTGGGTAGAATATGAATTAATCTTACACTAGTAGTGGTGAGATGTTGAATACTATATGTAGAAACAAAATTTCATGAGTTCGAATTAATTCCAAAATGAATATAAAGCTAAATTGAAATATAAACTAAGCATAGTCAAACATAGTCGGTAGTATTGGAAATTGAACATTAACAGATAATCTTGACTCATTTACGAGTGATAAAACGTAAATTTGAGTCAACACGTATTGCAAAATAAAAGATTTCTACGTTGTAAGTCAATGCTGACATAATGAGATTTAACTTTACTTGTTTCTCGTTAaattttttactaattatttatttttaaccagtgaaatacatatatttaaaaataatttaggaaACTTTTATATTTAAGTTCAAGAAACCTAAATCATACAAGTTCAAGAAACCAAatctaaagaaaagaaaaacataaacaataaaCCTATAATTCCCACCTACTTACTCATTAGATACCCCAATCAAGGGGTGCAAAGAGTATCGTCGCTAACTTTACTTTAAACTTCATTCTTCATCGCCATAGCTTCACCAATTAAACCCATCTCTACTGAtatgttttttactttttacccACCTATGTCCACAACAAACTTTTCCATAAAGCAAGTCAACTATATtcatcaattttaaaatattcatcaattttaattttcaaatttttgtttttatcaattttaaccATGAAATCCCAGTTACAATTTTAAATGGGTGGTAATAGgtataaatacaattttaaaacattgataaatataaataattaaaaattatacttcaaataatatatacgCAAATAATATATGCATTATACACACACGATTTAACATTCattgaaatttatttaaaatataaacaataattaaattaattatatatgattgccattaaaataaaataaattataatatttttttttttgaaaacatataatattttttctatgaTTGAGACCTGATCCAAGTCATCCAACACGTAATGGTCAAATGCTTATTTAATACATACAGTGaatgtaaattttgaatttttgtaatAATGGGATAAAAATCTTCTTATGCATTCAATAGGAATGTttctataataattaataaaatatttctaaatAGTATTATTGTATTCCATGAAATTATAGATGGAAAACAAAGGCATAAAGTGAgataaataataatgataaaaacaaatatattctTCTAAATGATAAAGAAGAACAAATAGGGAGCATATAAAGTTTGGATGCAAAAATTGGATAGCATAAATCCCAAGAATGTGGTAATTGAAGCAAAACGACAGGACATCCTTAGCCAGTTCGCCTAGTAAGCACTAGTGCAATCCTTATACGGTCGATCAGTGTCCACAATTTTTAATCCAATACActgaaattaaatttgtaatgcACACGATTTCATAATACACGTACACATAAATATGATATAACGAATattaattttgtgcattatgaatataaatttggtaCATTATATTAAGTGTTTATGAGTCTTTAACTATGCAATTTgtatattatgaacatgaattctgtaaaTCAAATTGTGGGATTAGTGCTTTGACTGCGGCAGCTGCTGAATTAATGTGGGCCCACCAGGGCCCCACACGCATGTGCCAACTGTATCCTATTTTCACCTCATCTTCTCCCTGGATAGCCAAAATCCCTGTAATGGAAAGTGAAGGCTCTATAAGCCAACTCACCCCCAGCACTCACTTTCCTTCCTCTTTTCGCAccccaaaaaaagaaattccATTTATTAAAAATCTTACCTTTTTGCTCTCTCTCTATTCCTCCATCTCCGCCGTTCAATCTGCCGCctcaaaattctctctcttctcctcttTCTTTAATTCGCACCCAGTCTTTATCCTTGTGCCACTATTGGGATGGTTCGGTCCAGAGACCAGAGTTTTTTTTAAGTGTAAATTTGTTCATGTTTGGTGTATAATATAATTCGAGTCGAAACTGTCGTTTTTCTTCTGAATTCTCTTGAATTTCGCCGGGGAGATGAAGAAACTCTATCTGGGTATCTCTAGTTTGGCTTCAAGATCTGTGGGTTTGTTGTTTTTTCTGTTTTTAGTTGCTGTGACGGCGAAGTCACAGTCGCCGGACGCCGGGGTAATGCAGGAGTTGAAGAAGAGTATCAACCCGCCGGCGTCGCTTAAGTGGGATGACCCGGACCCGTGTAAGTGGAGGCAGGTGGAGTGCGCCGGCGACCGGGTTACGAAGATCCAAGTTGGGAAACAAGGCCTCACCGGCTCTCTTCCGCCTAATCTCGGAAACCTCTCCGCCTTAACGATTTTCGAAGTGATGGAGAATGGGCTCACCGGAGCTCTGCCTAATCTTTCCGGGTTAGCCTCGCTTCAGAGGATCCTATTGAACGGCAACGCCTTCACTTCAATTCCCCCCAATTTCTTCGCCGGTATGACTTCCTTGGAAACGGTTTCTCTAGACAACAATCCTTTTTCTCCTTGGCCGTTCCCGGAAAGCCTAAAGGACGCTTCACCTCTCCGGAGCTTCTCTGCTATCAATTGCAGCATTTCCGGGACTATGCCTGATATTTTCATTTCCAGTAATTTCCCTAGCTTAACAGATCTGCGTCTCTCCTTCAATTCTTTATCTGGGCCGTTACCCCCTAGCTTTTCCGGCTCTTCTTTGCAGACTTTATGGCTAAACGGTCAAAAGGGTGATTCTTCTAGCCTAAATGGCTCCATAGCTGTTTTGCAAAACATGACAGCTCTTACCCAAGTTTGGTTACACTCAAACTCATTCTCCGGTCCAATTCCAGACCTATCCGGGCTCAATTCCTTGCAAGATTTCAGTGTGAGAGACAATAGTCTTACCGGCCCGGTCCCGGATTCATTGACAAAGCTCAGTTCTTTGAAAGTTGTGAACTTGACTAATAATATGCTTCAAGGGCCAACTCCCCAGTTTCCAGACACTGTTCAGGCTGATGTTGTGGCCAACACTAATAGTTTTTGTTTGTCTCAGGCAGGTAAAGGTTGTGACACAAATGTTAACATATTGTTGGCTGTGGCTAAGGATGTTGGATACCCTATCCAGTTCGCGAAGGATTGGAAAGGCAACGATCCTTGTACTCCGTGGAGGGGTATAACGTGTGA contains the following coding sequences:
- the LOC116003702 gene encoding protein MAK16 homolog A, with the translated sequence MQHDEVIWQVIRHKHCSFMAKLETGIFCRNPYNVTGVCNRSSCPLANSRYATIRDHDGVFYLYMKTIERAHMPNKLWERVKLPRNYEKALEIIDKHLTYWPKLLVHKTKQRLTKMTQMRIRMRKLALKTREKIMTTPRKERKREARREQKAEQAAVLDKSIEKELLERLKRGVYPGEIVNIIPVAKYNEILDKEAIAEEEDEDEEEHEIEYVEGYEELEEEDDMEDFGGLAIENAGAADDDDEVDSDDEETVVIHRKRNKKESGLGSRKHGRDEPSVKAKKKAKVLVEVEHEDGGERQTAVQ